A genome region from Quadrisphaera sp. RL12-1S includes the following:
- a CDS encoding GNAT family N-acetyltransferase, whose translation MRHVLRYEDLVAGRRVVVRHRLPDGTASDALGELVAVDDERLVVATRRGEVVVARADVLAAKGVPPAPARRTGTAISTDDLERVAAEHWRPAEREDLGDWRLRAAGGFTGRANSALAVGDPGCDLDAALERVRAFYAARDLEAVVAAPTGPLTAELERRGWAVRTPTLVMTAPVPAPSPSVAVDPAVRLDSEPDDAWLAGYQNRGPVGEAGRRVLLSADEQVFASVRPSTANAGDDGGGGGEVLAVARGSLSRGGAGTWLGLSAVETAPEHRRRGLGLRLTGALLAWGAQRGAGAAFLQVAASNDGARALYERSGFAVHHEYRYLVAPG comes from the coding sequence GTGCGGCACGTCCTGCGGTACGAGGACCTCGTGGCCGGGCGGCGGGTGGTGGTGCGCCACCGGCTGCCCGACGGGACGGCGAGCGACGCGCTCGGGGAGCTCGTGGCCGTGGACGACGAGCGGCTGGTGGTGGCGACGCGGCGGGGCGAGGTGGTGGTGGCCCGCGCCGACGTGCTCGCCGCGAAGGGCGTGCCGCCCGCTCCCGCGCGGCGGACCGGAACTGCGATCAGCACCGACGACCTCGAGCGGGTGGCGGCCGAGCACTGGCGCCCCGCGGAGCGCGAGGACCTCGGCGACTGGCGCCTGCGGGCGGCGGGCGGCTTCACCGGGCGGGCCAACTCGGCGCTGGCCGTGGGCGACCCGGGGTGCGACCTCGACGCCGCGCTGGAGCGGGTGCGCGCGTTCTACGCGGCGCGCGACCTCGAGGCCGTGGTGGCCGCACCGACGGGGCCCCTCACCGCTGAGCTCGAGCGGCGCGGGTGGGCCGTGCGCACGCCCACGCTGGTCATGACGGCCCCCGTGCCCGCCCCCTCCCCCTCGGTGGCGGTGGACCCCGCGGTCAGGCTCGACAGCGAGCCGGACGACGCCTGGCTGGCGGGCTACCAGAACCGCGGGCCCGTCGGCGAGGCCGGCCGGCGGGTGCTGCTGTCCGCCGACGAGCAGGTCTTCGCGAGCGTGCGCCCCTCCACCGCCAACGCCGGCGACGACGGCGGCGGCGGCGGCGAGGTGCTCGCGGTGGCGCGCGGCTCGCTCTCCCGGGGCGGCGCGGGCACCTGGCTGGGGCTGTCGGCGGTGGAGACGGCACCGGAGCACCGGCGTCGCGGCCTCGGGCTGCGCCTCACCGGGGCGCTGCTCGCCTGGGGCGCCCAGCGGGGCGCGGGCGCGGCGTTCCTGCAGGTGGCGGCCTCGAACGACGGCGCCCGCGCCCTGTACGAGAGGTCCGGGTTCGCGGTCCACCACGAGTACCGCTACCTCGTCGCGCCCGGCTGA
- a CDS encoding aldose epimerase family protein, whose amino-acid sequence MTGAGQGITRRSALAAAAAGGLLASAVAGAAPASANGRGGGGGKGGGQTTSPTTSSAPFGTTADGQAVERWTFGHDRLRVTMLTYGATIQSVLVPDRRGKVADVSLGQKTLAEYEALTTFFGATIGRYANRIAKGRFTLDGTTYQVPVNDPGTNPVNALHGGPKGFNTRVWGAEALTGDGEAGVRFTLVSPDGDQGFPGELTTTVDYVVTTDSQLVIRYRATTTAPTVLNLTNHVYFNLAGESSGSVYGHELQIAASRFTPIDAVSIPLGPQRAVAGTPFDFRTPHLIGERITVPDQQVLNALGYDHNWVFDDGIDRDRTPVVVARDPGSGRVVETFTDQPGVQFYSGNFLTGSLVGPGGRTYRQGAGFTLETQHFPDSPHQPGYPSTVLRPGQEFTSWTRYRFSAR is encoded by the coding sequence GTGACCGGAGCCGGCCAGGGGATCACGCGGCGCAGCGCGCTCGCAGCGGCGGCGGCGGGAGGCCTGCTCGCGAGCGCCGTCGCGGGCGCCGCGCCCGCGAGCGCGAACGGCAGGGGCGGGGGCGGCGGGAAGGGCGGCGGCCAGACCACCAGCCCGACCACCAGCTCGGCGCCCTTCGGCACCACCGCGGACGGCCAGGCCGTCGAGCGGTGGACGTTCGGCCACGACCGGCTCCGCGTCACGATGCTCACCTACGGGGCGACCATCCAGAGCGTGCTCGTGCCGGACCGGCGCGGGAAGGTCGCCGACGTCTCCCTCGGGCAAAAGACGCTCGCCGAGTACGAGGCGCTGACCACGTTCTTCGGGGCGACCATCGGGCGGTACGCCAACCGCATCGCGAAGGGCCGCTTCACCCTGGACGGGACGACCTACCAGGTGCCCGTCAACGACCCGGGCACGAACCCGGTCAACGCCCTGCACGGCGGCCCGAAGGGCTTCAACACGCGCGTGTGGGGCGCGGAGGCCCTCACGGGTGACGGCGAGGCGGGCGTCCGGTTCACGCTGGTGAGCCCTGACGGGGACCAGGGCTTCCCCGGGGAGCTGACCACGACGGTCGACTACGTCGTCACCACCGACAGCCAGCTGGTCATCCGGTACCGGGCCACCACCACGGCGCCGACCGTCCTCAACCTCACCAACCACGTGTACTTCAACCTCGCCGGGGAGTCCTCGGGGAGCGTCTACGGCCACGAGCTGCAGATCGCGGCGTCGCGCTTCACGCCCATCGACGCCGTCTCCATCCCGCTGGGGCCGCAGCGGGCCGTGGCGGGCACCCCGTTCGACTTCCGCACCCCTCACCTCATCGGGGAGCGCATCACCGTGCCCGACCAGCAGGTCCTCAACGCGCTCGGGTACGACCACAACTGGGTCTTCGACGACGGGATCGACAGGGACCGCACCCCCGTCGTCGTCGCCCGCGACCCCGGGTCCGGGCGCGTGGTGGAGACTTTCACCGACCAGCCGGGCGTGCAGTTCTACAGCGGGAACTTCCTCACCGGGTCCCTGGTGGGACCGGGCGGGCGCACGTACCGGCAGGGGGCCGGCTTCACGCTGGAGACCCAGCACTTCCCCGACTCCCCCCACCAGCCGGGCTACCCCTCCACCGTGCTGCGGCCGGGGCAGGAGTTCACCAGCTGGACCCGGTACCGCTTCAGCGCCCGCTGA